In a single window of the Amycolatopsis sp. cg5 genome:
- a CDS encoding GNAT family N-acetyltransferase — MEPVEINAGTYYLRQLRADRLMDDRPALMAGFADPVHRRYVLNYRLRTLDEATEYVALRTAQWAGDERCSWAIAEPTTGDLLGEVGLKDLDLDAGLAEAAVWVAADARGKGIATVALEAALRFGFGALDLREVAYRYEESNTASGAVAKRCGFTLIGPEPDLAPTGSRLIRWTKRP, encoded by the coding sequence GTGGAACCGGTCGAGATCAACGCGGGCACGTACTACCTCCGGCAGCTCAGGGCTGACCGGCTCATGGACGACCGCCCCGCGCTCATGGCGGGCTTCGCCGACCCGGTGCACCGGCGCTACGTGCTCAACTACCGCCTGCGCACCCTCGACGAGGCGACCGAATACGTCGCGCTGCGCACCGCCCAATGGGCAGGCGACGAGCGCTGCTCATGGGCCATCGCGGAGCCGACGACAGGCGACCTGCTCGGCGAAGTCGGCCTGAAGGACCTCGACCTGGACGCGGGCCTCGCCGAAGCCGCGGTCTGGGTCGCCGCCGACGCCCGGGGCAAAGGCATCGCCACGGTCGCGCTCGAAGCCGCGCTGCGCTTCGGTTTCGGCGCGCTCGACCTACGCGAAGTCGCCTACCGGTACGAAGAGTCGAACACCGCCTCGGGTGCCGTCGCGAAACGGTGCGGCTTCACGCTCATCGGCCCCGAACCGGACCTCGCCCCCACCGGCTCCCGCCTGATCCGGTGGACCAAGCGCCCCTGA
- a CDS encoding DUF1707 domain-containing protein, protein MRLSDAERQDAMDVLGEHVRTGRLDIDEFGTRSAKITQAKTVAELAPLFDDLPSPRPSVLIRGAVTEPVSAAPTRWLNVGAVPIAIALGVGMLLLTRGAAWFAVLLIPVVVLLLRSGRR, encoded by the coding sequence ATGCGCCTCAGCGACGCTGAGCGCCAGGACGCCATGGACGTGCTCGGCGAGCACGTGCGCACCGGGCGTCTCGACATCGACGAGTTCGGCACCCGCTCCGCGAAGATCACCCAGGCCAAGACCGTCGCCGAGCTGGCGCCGCTGTTCGACGACCTGCCGTCACCCCGCCCGAGCGTGCTGATCCGCGGCGCCGTCACCGAACCCGTCTCGGCGGCACCGACCCGCTGGCTGAACGTCGGCGCGGTCCCGATCGCGATCGCGCTCGGTGTCGGCATGCTCCTGCTGACCCGCGGCGCGGCCTGGTTCGCCGTGCTGCTGATCCCGGTCGTCGTGCTCCTGCTCCGGTCCGGACGCCGATAA
- a CDS encoding DUF1707 domain-containing protein, producing the protein MNEVPSPQLRISDPEREAALQALGEHMSVGRIDLDEYGERSAQVTTAKTRGDLAAIFSDLPQPHPRLGEDQPVAAPAPAPATAVQPVAQPGQPIAWTDRPLNQRLVAGIIPVLFVAAIVLTVTVGAWWTFFIPMAATGFGKAVWGADWEQDQKRQRDRHRELRDHRRERRRELGR; encoded by the coding sequence GTGAACGAAGTCCCGTCGCCGCAGCTGCGCATCAGCGACCCCGAACGCGAGGCCGCGCTCCAGGCGCTGGGCGAGCACATGAGTGTCGGCCGGATCGACCTGGACGAGTACGGCGAGCGGTCGGCGCAGGTGACCACGGCGAAGACGCGGGGCGACCTCGCGGCCATCTTCTCCGATCTCCCCCAGCCTCACCCGAGGCTGGGGGAAGACCAGCCCGTCGCCGCGCCGGCACCGGCTCCGGCCACGGCGGTCCAGCCTGTCGCGCAGCCCGGCCAGCCCATCGCGTGGACGGACCGGCCGCTGAACCAGCGGCTCGTCGCCGGCATCATCCCGGTGCTGTTCGTCGCCGCGATCGTGCTGACGGTGACCGTCGGCGCGTGGTGGACGTTCTTCATCCCGATGGCCGCGACCGGTTTCGGCAAGGCGGTGTGGGGCGCGGACTGGGAGCAGGACCAGAAGCGCCAGCGTGACCGGCACCGTGAGCTCCGTGACCACCGTCGTGAGCGCCGTAGGGAACTGGGGCGCTGA
- a CDS encoding biotin carboxylase N-terminal domain-containing protein, producing the protein MSEQVGGPVTKVLVANRGEIAIRVIRAAKDAGLGSVAVYADPDRDAPHVRLADEAFALGGTTAAESYLVFDKILDAAKRSGADALHPGYGFLSENADFAQAVIDAGITWIGPSPQSIRDLGDKVTARHIALRAGAPLVPGTKDPVNGPDEIIAFAEEHGLPVAIKAAFGGGGRGLKVARTKEEIPELFESAVREAVSAFGRGECFVERYLDKPRHVEAQVVADQHGNVIVVGTRDCSLQRRHQKLVEEAPAPFLTDEQRERIHSSAKAICKEAGYFGAGTVEYLVAVDGTISFLEVNTRLQVEHPVSEETTGIDLVREMFRIARGEKLTYTADPEPRGHSIEFRINGEDAGRGFLPAPGTVTKWIAPSGPGVRVDSGVESGTVIGGQFDSMLAKLIVTGSDRQNALERSRRALDELVAEGMATVIPFHRAIVDDPAFIGDENGFSVHTRWIETEFDNQIPPFVAPDSADAEDEAPRQNVVVEVGGRRLEVSLPGTLNVEASGGGGSAVKAKPRKRAGGTKAAVSGDAVAAPMQGTIVKVAVEEGQQVEAGELVVVLEAMKMENPVTAHKAGTVTGLSVEVGAAVTQGTVLLELKD; encoded by the coding sequence GTGAGCGAGCAGGTAGGCGGACCGGTGACCAAGGTGCTCGTCGCCAACCGCGGCGAGATCGCGATCCGGGTGATCAGGGCCGCGAAGGACGCAGGCCTCGGCAGCGTCGCCGTGTACGCGGACCCCGATCGCGACGCGCCGCACGTCCGGCTCGCCGACGAGGCCTTCGCGCTGGGCGGGACGACCGCCGCCGAGAGCTACCTCGTCTTCGACAAGATCCTCGACGCCGCCAAGCGCTCCGGCGCCGACGCGCTGCACCCCGGCTACGGCTTCCTCTCCGAAAACGCCGACTTCGCCCAGGCCGTGATCGACGCGGGCATCACCTGGATCGGCCCGAGCCCGCAGTCCATTCGCGACCTCGGCGACAAGGTCACCGCGCGGCACATCGCGCTGCGCGCGGGCGCGCCGCTGGTGCCGGGCACCAAGGATCCGGTCAACGGGCCGGACGAGATCATCGCCTTCGCCGAGGAGCACGGGCTCCCGGTCGCCATCAAGGCGGCGTTCGGCGGCGGCGGGCGCGGCCTGAAAGTGGCGCGTACCAAGGAAGAGATCCCCGAGCTGTTCGAATCGGCCGTGCGCGAAGCCGTTTCGGCGTTCGGCCGGGGCGAATGCTTCGTCGAGCGTTACCTCGACAAGCCGCGTCACGTCGAGGCGCAGGTCGTCGCGGACCAGCACGGCAACGTCATCGTCGTCGGCACCCGCGACTGTTCTTTGCAGCGCCGCCACCAGAAACTCGTCGAAGAGGCGCCCGCGCCGTTCCTCACCGACGAGCAGCGCGAGCGGATTCACTCCTCCGCCAAGGCGATTTGCAAGGAAGCGGGCTACTTCGGCGCCGGCACGGTCGAATACCTCGTCGCCGTCGACGGCACGATCTCGTTCCTCGAAGTGAACACGCGACTCCAGGTGGAACACCCGGTTTCCGAGGAGACAACGGGAATCGACCTCGTGCGCGAGATGTTCCGCATCGCGCGTGGCGAAAAACTGACCTATACGGCCGATCCCGAGCCGCGCGGTCACTCGATCGAGTTCCGCATCAACGGCGAGGACGCGGGCCGCGGCTTCCTGCCCGCGCCCGGCACGGTGACCAAGTGGATCGCGCCGTCCGGGCCCGGCGTGCGCGTCGACTCCGGGGTGGAGAGCGGCACGGTCATCGGCGGCCAGTTCGACTCGATGCTCGCGAAGCTGATCGTCACCGGCTCCGACCGGCAGAACGCGCTGGAGCGCAGCCGCCGCGCGCTGGACGAGCTCGTCGCGGAGGGCATGGCCACGGTCATCCCGTTCCACCGCGCGATCGTCGACGACCCGGCGTTCATCGGTGACGAGAACGGCTTCAGCGTGCACACCCGCTGGATCGAGACCGAGTTCGACAACCAGATCCCGCCATTCGTCGCCCCCGACTCGGCAGACGCCGAAGACGAGGCGCCCCGCCAGAACGTGGTCGTCGAGGTCGGCGGGCGCCGCCTCGAGGTCTCGCTGCCCGGCACGCTGAACGTCGAAGCCTCCGGCGGTGGCGGCTCGGCGGTCAAGGCGAAGCCGCGCAAGCGCGCGGGCGGCACCAAGGCCGCGGTGAGCGGTGACGCGGTGGCCGCGCCGATGCAGGGCACGATCGTCAAGGTCGCCGTCGAAGAGGGCCAGCAGGTCGAAGCGGGCGAACTGGTCGTCGTGCTCGAGGCGATGAAGATGGAAAACCCGGTCACCGCACACAAAGCGGGCACCGTGACCGGACTTTCCGTCGAGGTCGGCGCGGCCGTGACCCAAGGGACCGTGCTTTTGGAACTGAAGGACTGA
- a CDS encoding SAV_915 family protein produces MTNPSLPPVLFLPTGTPVPGPAGTSAEASIELRNTPDGSIALVAFSTLDQLVECCGENQHWVRVSTEHLPKLHARQHYDLIMLDSPLPEGLRH; encoded by the coding sequence GTGACGAACCCCAGTCTTCCCCCAGTCCTGTTCCTGCCGACCGGCACGCCCGTGCCCGGCCCGGCGGGCACCTCCGCCGAAGCGTCGATCGAGCTGCGGAACACCCCGGACGGCAGCATCGCGCTGGTCGCCTTCTCCACGCTCGACCAGCTGGTCGAATGCTGCGGGGAAAACCAGCACTGGGTGCGTGTCTCCACCGAGCATCTACCGAAACTCCACGCGCGCCAGCACTATGACCTCATCATGCTGGATTCACCGCTGCCTGAAGGACTCCGCCACTAG
- a CDS encoding dicarboxylate/amino acid:cation symporter, translating into MSFIRTYTKPKVFAGVVLGSLVVGALLGVLARSTGSDWLTETLSRIGDIFTTLLQIAVIPLVFTAIVVGINSLRGLGGGRTAARLGGKTFLWFAITSFIASVIGIVVGLIFNPGSGGLGAGVAATAKNAEKAVKSQANWGSWDAFIDGLIPKNFFTAFSEGETLQVLFLAVIIGAAAYSLGDKAKTFVDFTTSAFEIIQRYLGWVVRLAPLGIIGLIGAAVANYGDALFKPLLSTTVAVYVGCLLVLFVVYPILLRFVAKVSPLKFFSKAGTAIQFAFASQSSAATLPLTRQAAVNLGVDPGYASFATPLGSATKMDGCAAVFPAIGAIFIANIAGVSLNIGQYLLIIVVAVVGALATAGTTGWLTALTLTTSVIGLDAKQVAVGIALIYSVNPIMDMMRTATNVAGQIVVPTIVARTEGLLDDEVLNAPTDTPRPADSSTQAVPAPA; encoded by the coding sequence GTGTCCTTCATACGGACCTACACCAAACCCAAGGTGTTCGCCGGAGTCGTACTCGGCTCACTCGTCGTCGGCGCGCTACTCGGCGTGCTCGCCCGCAGCACCGGCTCGGACTGGCTGACCGAGACGCTGAGCCGCATCGGCGACATCTTCACCACGCTGCTGCAGATCGCGGTGATCCCGCTGGTCTTCACGGCGATCGTGGTCGGAATCAACAGCCTGCGCGGCCTCGGCGGCGGCCGCACCGCGGCCAGGCTGGGCGGCAAGACCTTCCTCTGGTTCGCCATCACCTCGTTCATCGCGTCGGTCATCGGCATCGTCGTCGGGCTGATCTTCAACCCGGGCAGCGGCGGCCTCGGCGCGGGCGTCGCGGCGACGGCCAAGAACGCCGAGAAGGCCGTGAAAAGCCAGGCGAACTGGGGCTCGTGGGACGCCTTCATCGACGGCCTGATCCCGAAGAACTTCTTCACCGCGTTCTCGGAAGGCGAGACGCTGCAAGTGCTCTTCCTCGCCGTGATCATCGGCGCGGCCGCGTACAGCCTCGGCGACAAGGCGAAGACGTTCGTCGACTTCACCACCAGTGCCTTCGAGATCATCCAGCGCTACCTCGGCTGGGTCGTCCGGCTCGCCCCGCTCGGCATCATCGGCCTGATCGGCGCGGCCGTGGCGAACTACGGCGACGCGCTGTTCAAGCCACTGCTGTCGACCACCGTCGCCGTCTACGTCGGCTGCCTGCTGGTGCTGTTCGTGGTCTACCCGATCCTGCTGCGGTTCGTGGCGAAGGTGAGCCCGCTCAAGTTCTTCTCCAAGGCGGGCACCGCGATCCAGTTCGCGTTCGCGTCCCAGTCATCGGCCGCGACGCTCCCGCTGACCCGGCAGGCCGCGGTCAACCTCGGCGTCGACCCCGGCTACGCCTCGTTCGCCACGCCGCTCGGCAGCGCGACCAAAATGGACGGTTGCGCGGCCGTTTTCCCCGCCATCGGCGCGATCTTCATCGCGAACATCGCGGGCGTGTCGCTCAACATCGGCCAGTACCTGCTGATCATCGTGGTCGCCGTCGTCGGCGCGCTGGCCACCGCGGGCACCACCGGCTGGCTGACCGCGCTCACCCTGACCACCTCGGTGATCGGCCTCGACGCCAAGCAGGTCGCGGTCGGCATCGCGCTCATCTACTCGGTCAACCCGATCATGGACATGATGCGCACGGCCACCAACGTCGCGGGCCAGATCGTGGTCCCGACCATCGTCGCCCGCACCGAAGGCCTGCTCGACGACGAGGTCCTCAACGCGCCGACCGACACCCCTCGCCCCGCCGACTCAAGCACCCAGGCCGTCCCGGCCCCCGCCTGA
- a CDS encoding nucleoside triphosphate pyrophosphatase produces MRFVLASQSPARLAVLRAAGIDPSVVVSGVDEDAIAAALIDPTPAETVTALAMAKAEAVVETVRGTHSDAVIVACDSMLSIGGALVGKPGTPEVARARWAEMAGRSGELLTGHAIIRLDGGERSKETSGSHTTTVRFGNPSPAELDAYIATGEPLVVAGSFTLDGMGGWFVEGIDGDPSSVIGISLPLTRKLLAEVGVSVVDLWRSPTS; encoded by the coding sequence GTGCGCTTCGTTCTCGCTTCCCAGTCCCCCGCCAGGCTCGCCGTACTGCGCGCGGCCGGTATCGACCCGAGCGTCGTCGTCTCCGGCGTCGACGAAGACGCGATCGCCGCCGCGCTCATCGACCCGACGCCCGCCGAGACGGTCACCGCGCTCGCGATGGCGAAGGCCGAAGCGGTCGTCGAAACCGTGCGCGGCACCCACTCCGACGCCGTGATCGTCGCCTGCGACTCGATGCTCTCGATCGGCGGCGCGCTCGTCGGCAAGCCGGGCACCCCGGAGGTCGCCCGCGCCCGCTGGGCCGAAATGGCGGGCCGTTCCGGTGAATTGCTCACCGGGCACGCGATCATCCGGCTCGACGGCGGCGAGCGATCGAAGGAGACCTCCGGCAGCCACACCACGACCGTCCGGTTCGGCAACCCGAGCCCGGCCGAACTCGACGCCTACATCGCGACCGGCGAGCCACTCGTCGTCGCGGGCTCGTTCACGCTGGACGGCATGGGCGGCTGGTTCGTCGAGGGCATCGACGGCGATCCGTCGAGCGTGATCGGGATCAGCCTGCCGCTGACCCGGAAGCTGCTCGCCGAGGTCGGCGTGAGTGTCGTCGATCTCTGGCGTTCTCCCACATCCTGA
- a CDS encoding glycoside hydrolase family 3 protein — MLAGVLLAGTVLAPAASASYGPLYKNPHLPVSLRVNDLLKRMSLDDKIGQMVQAERGAVTPAQAADLKLGSILSGGGSVPASNTPTGWADMVDGYQKAAVGTPLGIPTIYGVDAVHGHNNVYGATIFPHNIGLGATNDPDLVEKIGRATAEEIAGTGPQWNFAPCLCVARDDRWGRTYESFGEHPDDAVGNSSAITGLQGRRLGERKGSVLATAKHFIGDGGTLNGVDQGNTVISEAELRQIHLPPFKAAIKRGVGSVMISFSSFQGTRMHAQQYLITDVLKKELRFDGFVISDYNAINQIDGQDGFTHDEVRLSVNAGIDMFMVPWDAPQFITFLKDEVAAGHVTLDRINDANRRILAKKFELGLFEHPYTDRSFQKTFGSKDHRELAREAVRESQVLLKNDGVLPLNKKNNKIFVAGKNANDIGNQSGGWTLTWQGQSGPVIPGTTILDGIKSEAGKGTTVTYDRAGSGIDSSYKVAVAVVGETPYAEGQGDRPKSLGLDAEDLATIAKLKATGVPVVVVLVSGRPLDIAEQLPGFNGLVEAWLPGSEGAGVSDVLFGDHKPTGKLTVSWPSSFAQEPINVGDGKKALFPYGYGLTYRR; from the coding sequence GTGCTCGCCGGTGTCCTGCTCGCAGGCACGGTCTTGGCCCCGGCCGCGTCGGCGAGCTACGGGCCGCTCTACAAGAACCCGCATCTCCCGGTGTCGCTGCGGGTCAACGACCTGCTGAAGCGGATGAGCCTGGACGACAAGATCGGCCAGATGGTGCAGGCCGAGCGCGGTGCGGTCACCCCGGCCCAGGCGGCGGATCTCAAGCTCGGCTCGATCCTCTCCGGCGGCGGTTCGGTGCCGGCGTCCAACACGCCCACCGGCTGGGCCGACATGGTCGACGGCTATCAGAAGGCGGCCGTCGGCACCCCGCTCGGCATCCCGACGATCTACGGCGTCGATGCCGTGCACGGGCACAACAACGTCTACGGCGCGACGATCTTCCCGCACAACATCGGCCTCGGCGCCACCAACGATCCCGACCTGGTCGAGAAGATCGGCCGCGCCACTGCGGAGGAGATCGCCGGCACCGGTCCACAGTGGAACTTCGCGCCGTGTCTCTGCGTCGCGCGTGACGACCGCTGGGGCCGCACCTACGAATCGTTCGGCGAGCACCCCGACGACGCGGTCGGCAACTCGTCCGCGATCACCGGCCTGCAGGGGCGCCGGTTGGGCGAGCGCAAGGGTTCCGTGCTCGCCACGGCCAAGCACTTCATCGGCGACGGCGGCACGCTGAACGGCGTCGACCAGGGCAACACGGTGATCAGCGAGGCCGAGCTGCGCCAGATCCACCTGCCGCCGTTCAAGGCCGCCATCAAACGTGGCGTCGGCTCGGTGATGATCTCGTTCTCCAGCTTCCAGGGCACCCGGATGCACGCCCAGCAGTACCTGATCACCGATGTGCTGAAGAAAGAACTCCGCTTCGACGGCTTCGTGATCTCGGACTACAACGCGATCAACCAGATCGACGGCCAGGACGGCTTCACACACGACGAGGTGCGGCTGTCGGTCAACGCGGGCATCGACATGTTCATGGTCCCGTGGGACGCGCCGCAGTTCATCACCTTCCTCAAGGACGAGGTCGCGGCCGGGCACGTCACGCTCGACCGGATCAACGACGCGAACAGGCGCATCCTCGCCAAGAAGTTCGAGCTCGGCCTGTTCGAGCACCCCTACACCGACCGGTCGTTCCAGAAGACCTTCGGCAGCAAGGACCACCGCGAACTTGCCCGCGAGGCGGTCCGCGAATCCCAGGTGCTGCTCAAGAACGACGGCGTGCTCCCGCTGAACAAGAAGAACAACAAGATCTTCGTCGCGGGCAAGAACGCCAACGACATCGGCAACCAGAGCGGCGGCTGGACGCTGACCTGGCAAGGCCAGAGCGGCCCGGTCATCCCGGGCACGACCATCCTCGACGGCATCAAGTCCGAGGCCGGGAAGGGAACCACGGTGACCTATGACCGTGCGGGTAGTGGAATCGACTCCAGCTACAAGGTCGCGGTCGCCGTGGTGGGCGAAACGCCTTACGCGGAAGGACAAGGCGACCGGCCCAAGAGCCTCGGCCTCGACGCCGAGGACCTCGCCACCATCGCCAAGCTGAAGGCGACCGGTGTTCCCGTGGTCGTCGTGCTGGTCTCCGGACGGCCACTCGACATCGCAGAGCAACTGCCCGGCTTCAACGGCCTCGTCGAGGCCTGGCTGCCCGGCAGCGAAGGCGCGGGCGTCTCGGACGTGCTGTTCGGTGATCACAAGCCGACCGGCAAGCTGACGGTCAGCTGGCCGTCCAGCTTCGCGCAAGAGCCCATCAATGTCGGAGACGGAAAGAAGGCGCTCTTCCCGTACGGCTACGGGCTCACCTACCGCCGCTGA
- a CDS encoding DHA2 family efflux MFS transporter permease subunit, translated as MTKPANPWAALSALCLGFFMILLDTTIVSIAIPAMLKELNASLNAVVWVVSVYLLTYAVPMLFTSRLGDRFGPKRVFMAGLVVFTGASLWCGLSGTVEMLIVARAVQGLGAALMTPQTLAFITHLFPPAKRGPAMGLWSAVAGVATIVGPLLGGVLVDHLGWEWIFFVNLPVGLLALVLTMIQVPDWQPKHAHSFDLVGILLSGAGLFCLIFGLQNGQEYDWGKVTGPITVFEIIGAGVLLLAAFVLWQHFNRREPLVPLQVFANRNFSTGTLTAVTVGFAMTGMFLPMVIYIQSVLGLSPTMAGVLTAPMSLLAGVVGAFVGRASDKFNGKYLVMIGLAGLAAGLGVFAWQATTSTNAWALVPALLVCGVGIGFIFAPMSNVTMGSVEPRLAGTASGIFNTARQVGGVIGSAAIGVLLQARISAAMADHESPQAALTTAAKETFVLPIAVLLLGIFAALAMRKTAPRANPAPPVEVAA; from the coding sequence ATGACAAAACCGGCTAACCCGTGGGCCGCGCTTTCCGCGCTGTGCCTGGGTTTCTTCATGATCCTGCTGGACACGACCATCGTGTCCATCGCGATACCCGCCATGCTGAAAGAACTGAACGCGAGCCTCAACGCCGTGGTCTGGGTCGTCAGCGTGTACCTGCTGACCTACGCCGTCCCGATGCTGTTCACCAGCCGCCTCGGCGACCGTTTCGGCCCGAAGCGCGTCTTCATGGCGGGCCTGGTCGTCTTCACCGGCGCTTCGCTGTGGTGCGGCCTGTCCGGCACGGTCGAGATGCTCATCGTGGCGCGCGCGGTGCAGGGCCTCGGCGCGGCGCTGATGACCCCGCAGACGCTGGCGTTCATCACGCACCTCTTCCCGCCCGCGAAGCGCGGCCCGGCCATGGGTCTGTGGAGCGCGGTCGCGGGCGTGGCGACGATCGTCGGCCCGCTGCTCGGCGGCGTGCTGGTCGACCACCTCGGCTGGGAATGGATCTTCTTCGTCAACCTGCCGGTCGGCCTGCTCGCCTTGGTGCTGACCATGATCCAGGTCCCCGACTGGCAGCCGAAGCATGCGCATTCCTTCGATCTGGTGGGCATCCTGCTGTCCGGAGCCGGGCTCTTCTGCCTGATCTTCGGGCTCCAAAACGGACAGGAGTACGACTGGGGCAAGGTGACCGGCCCGATCACGGTCTTCGAGATCATCGGCGCGGGCGTTTTGTTGCTGGCTGCTTTCGTGCTGTGGCAACACTTCAACCGCCGCGAGCCACTGGTGCCGTTGCAGGTCTTCGCCAACCGCAACTTCTCGACGGGCACGCTCACCGCGGTCACCGTCGGCTTCGCGATGACCGGCATGTTCCTGCCGATGGTCATCTACATCCAGTCGGTGCTCGGGCTGTCCCCGACGATGGCGGGCGTGCTCACGGCCCCGATGTCCTTGCTGGCAGGCGTCGTCGGCGCGTTCGTCGGCCGCGCCTCTGACAAGTTCAACGGCAAGTACCTGGTGATGATCGGCCTCGCTGGCCTGGCGGCGGGTTTGGGCGTTTTCGCCTGGCAGGCAACGACTTCCACGAACGCGTGGGCGCTCGTGCCCGCGCTGCTGGTGTGCGGCGTCGGAATCGGCTTCATCTTCGCGCCGATGAGCAACGTGACCATGGGCTCGGTCGAGCCGCGTCTCGCGGGCACGGCGTCCGGCATCTTCAACACGGCCCGGCAGGTGGGTGGCGTGATCGGCAGCGCGGCGATCGGCGTGCTGCTGCAGGCCAGGATCTCCGCGGCGATGGCCGACCACGAGTCACCCCAAGCCGCGCTGACCACGGCCGCCAAGGAGACCTTCGTCCTGCCGATCGCGGTGCTGCTGCTCGGCATCTTCGCCGCGCTGGCGATGCGCAAGACCGCACCCCGCGCCAACCCGGCCCCGCCCGTCGAGGTCGCCGCTTAA
- a CDS encoding PadR family transcriptional regulator yields the protein MGAPKQPLTPLAMAILELLHERPMHPYEMTQIMRYRRVDYRVKLRPGSLYHTVERLDGQALIEVVDTQRQGRRPERTVYGMTELGRDVFAAQAQAMIATPADEYPEFPVALSALSELTKDEGIAQLKMRVMNLKVKIAADEVIIKQVTGDELPPLYWIDYAYSNHQRKSELDFTQRLIADLESGRMPWPDEPEPRLSIVKDENNDKTG from the coding sequence ATGGGCGCGCCCAAGCAGCCGCTGACCCCGTTGGCCATGGCCATCCTCGAACTGCTGCACGAGCGTCCGATGCACCCGTACGAAATGACGCAGATCATGCGGTACCGCCGCGTCGACTACCGGGTGAAACTGCGCCCCGGCTCGCTCTATCACACGGTCGAGCGGCTGGACGGCCAAGCACTCATCGAGGTGGTCGACACCCAGCGGCAGGGCCGCCGCCCGGAGCGCACGGTCTACGGCATGACCGAGCTCGGGCGCGACGTCTTCGCCGCGCAGGCGCAGGCGATGATCGCGACACCCGCCGACGAATACCCGGAGTTCCCGGTCGCGCTCTCCGCGCTCAGTGAACTCACCAAGGACGAGGGCATCGCCCAGCTCAAGATGCGGGTGATGAACCTGAAGGTGAAGATCGCCGCCGACGAAGTGATCATCAAGCAGGTCACCGGCGACGAGCTCCCACCGCTGTACTGGATCGACTACGCCTACTCGAACCACCAACGGAAGTCCGAGCTGGACTTCACCCAACGCCTCATCGCCGATCTGGAATCCGGGCGGATGCCATGGCCCGACGAGCCGGAACCGCGACTGTCCATAGTGAAAGACGAGAACAATGACAAAACCGGCTAA
- a CDS encoding GNAT family N-acetyltransferase, translating into MDATTVERVRRFNRTVTQRIGALDDAYLARGRSLGQSRLLWEIGTGESELRSLRSRLDLDSGYLSRLLRALQTEGLVTVETDDTDARVRTARLTPAGLAELAELDRLSDGLAESILVPLNEKQRERLVAAMGEVERLLVASMVDVEVLDPRHPDARYCIRAYFADLAARFDFDPDQTISADDDELTEPSGLLLVAALHGDPVGCVALKFREDHAEVKRMWVSSAVRGLGLGRRLLAEIEQRAAGRGVRTLRLETNHTLIEAIGLYRAAGYREVEAFNEEHYAHHWFEKSL; encoded by the coding sequence ATGGATGCGACCACGGTGGAGCGAGTGCGCCGGTTCAATCGGACCGTCACCCAGCGGATCGGCGCGCTCGACGACGCCTACCTCGCGCGCGGGCGCTCGCTCGGCCAGTCCCGGCTGCTGTGGGAGATCGGGACCGGCGAGAGCGAACTGCGCTCGCTGCGTTCCCGGCTCGACCTCGATTCCGGTTACCTGAGCCGTCTTCTGCGCGCGCTGCAGACGGAAGGCCTCGTCACCGTCGAGACCGACGACACCGACGCACGCGTGCGCACCGCCAGGCTCACCCCGGCCGGGCTGGCCGAACTCGCCGAGCTGGACCGGCTCTCCGACGGGCTCGCCGAGTCGATTCTGGTGCCGCTCAACGAAAAACAGCGCGAGCGGCTGGTCGCGGCGATGGGTGAGGTCGAGCGGCTGCTGGTCGCTTCGATGGTCGACGTCGAGGTGCTCGACCCGCGTCACCCCGACGCCCGCTACTGCATCCGCGCCTATTTCGCCGATCTGGCCGCACGGTTCGACTTCGATCCGGACCAGACGATCTCCGCCGATGACGACGAGCTGACCGAGCCGTCCGGCCTGCTGCTCGTCGCCGCGCTGCACGGCGACCCGGTCGGCTGCGTCGCGCTCAAGTTCCGCGAAGACCACGCCGAGGTGAAGCGGATGTGGGTCTCGTCAGCGGTGCGGGGGCTGGGACTCGGCCGCCGCCTGCTCGCCGAGATCGAGCAGCGTGCCGCCGGCCGTGGCGTCCGCACGCTGCGGCTGGAGACCAACCACACCTTGATCGAAGCGATCGGGCTCTACCGCGCGGCGGGTTATCGCGAGGTCGAGGCGTTCAACGAAGAGCACTACGCCCACCACTGGTTCGAAAAGTCGCTCTGA